The DNA region GGGCCGTAAAGTAATGCTTTAATTTCCCGACTTTTAGAGAGGGTCGATGGCCTTCCGTGTCGATGAAAAAAAGCCTTGCTCGAGTTTCGACGTAACATCGTGTGGCTGTGAGCAACACCTACATAGCATGCGTGCCCAAAGCTGTCTCCTCTCACTACACGGGTTTTTTCAAACTCAAGCTCGATGGCTTCCTGCTATGTTACCCATCCACCAATCTACAATTTTTACCATCGACCTTTTCATATGTTTTCAGAGCCGTGTGGAACAATAGATGCCTGAATAAGAACGTGAGGCAGGAAATGCTGGCACTTTCCTGCTAAAGGACTCTGTAAGTTTAATCAAGCCTATGACTTGTATTGTGAAGTAACAGACTTGATCGAATGACCAACATACAAAGTGGAAACCACCCTGAACTACCTATGTATGGTCGATATAATAGGTATGCATGCGGGCAACTTGAACCTCACTCCGTCTCGGGATGTTGAAGTAAAGCATCGACAAGGTTGCCCATCTACAAGACCCTACCACAACTGCGCACCTGTAGCCCAGCTGGCTGTGATGCTACCCCTCGAGAGGGCTATCAGCACGAGCAGCCACAAGATTCGCAGTAATCGCCCTGTCCGCAACCAGATTCCGAGAGCGGCCTGCAATCATTGTTCGACTGGCAGCCTCTCCAGGCCCCCTTCCCGCCTTCCCAGGCCAGCCAGCACCACTGGCCCACGTTGCCGCATCGGGACCAGCACCACTTGTCCTTGGAGCACCCGTACTGGGCGTCCGAGGGCTTCAGGCACTCCCGCTTCGCCAGGATGTTGCCGAGAGGCTCGGACCTGGCCACCGGCGACGTgccggccgcgccgtcctccacctcgccgtcgccggcggagTTGTCGCCCGGGCCGGGGAAGACGCCCTCGAGAAACATGGGGTGCTCCTTGCACTTGCGGAAGCGGGAGGGGTCCTCGTTGGCCTGGAGGTCGGAGGGGTTGTATttgaagacgccgagggcgccgcaCTCTTCCTCGATCGCGGTTCGAGCGGCTACCCCAGAGCCTGCGTAGACGGCGGCCAGCTGCGTGGCGAGGATGACAAAGGGGGCGTTGATCTTCATGGCGGAAGCTGGGAGTGAAGTCAGCGACGCTGGGCTGTACAAGCAAGAAGCTGCGACTAACTCGAGAAGTGTGTAGCTCGGCGGAAGCGAGTAAAggtgtttgtgtgtgttgaGAGTGAGAGATGATGGTCGACGGCTGTCGTTGGATGCTCAAGCTCGAGTTTGTCCTCAACATCGGGGGGCATCTTGTGAGTATTTATAGCCATCTCCCCCCGTCCTATGCGAGAGTATTCCGTTGCTGGCCCGTTTAGGAAGTTATTCAACACATTAACGATGCATGGCCCTCGGGCACGATGGTTGTCTTGGCCTGCGGAGTTTGAAATTTGCATGTCCGTGGTAAGCGGGGGCCATCATCATGTCTAATGTTTTGCTCATCGTATCAACGCCGCATGGTTGGTTTCTCGTGAGGTCCTGTGTCTCAGGTGGGAATACGTGAATGCAATCCCTTGTATTTGTACAGACAGTTACTCAACACGGCTAGTGTCTCGATGCGAAGTCAGACGATTGAAACCTCGCTCTCACTTGCAGGGCGTACATACACGCTCACAGCTACCCAATATGTTTAGTATGCTGCGTTGAACTAGGGTTTGAGGCGGCCTAGAACCTGTCAGCACACAGGTGGATCAGAGAACAGCTATAAGCAGCATAACTTAAAGGGAACGTCAGCGAGGATTGCTTAGAGACGGTTTGACGATACTTGTTAAAAACTGCGATTGCAAAAGTTTGCGATAGAACGCGAGTAACAGAGTGAGTCTGCCCTCATGGAGCAATTTTACCTGCCTCGCCAGTGAGTACTGGATAGACTACACGTATGCCAACGAATGACCAACTGCAAATAGTAAAGATGGTCTTCCGACAAATTACTCAATGTGGTGTTTGGTGCAGTCTTATGCAGTTGTGAGGAGCACCATGCTCTTGGCGTGCCCGGCTACACAGCCCGCCCAATCAGGCGTCTCACATTTATATCGACCGAAGCCTCACATCAGCACTCTGTAAGCGCTATTTTCTTACATTGAGTTGTCAACTCACTCTGTATGGGCAATCCGCTCCGCCAGGGTACTCAGGAGTCAACGCTCACTCATCTGGGACCTGTTCTAGTCTTTGCAAGGAAGGTAACATGTCAGACCAGCAACTGCGCAGTGTCAACTCCACTTTTGTGAAGAGTTGTTCTAGGCAAGTCGTAAGTGCTTTCTCTCGCTGCAGTGTTGTAATATTCGCGGTTATGGCGCCAATCGATGTGAAAGTAGGCAAAACATGGCAATGTCCTCCAGGGTCACAAGACACGATCATGACACTTTGGCTGAGGAACTCACTGTTCGCCTCAAAAATACGTTGCTTGATCGGCAGGAAACTTTTCTGTcggagaagagaaaagaaaattTGACTCCCCTAGTTATTTCAAAGGCGGATGATAGGGCAACTTTGTGTATACTCAACACCTCACTTACCCCAATGTCCAAGGAGCAATGCGTCGCTTCTCGAAATACCGTGAAGGCTTACTGAATAAGATTTTGGGATTTTATGCCGGGAAATCTTTTGGCCTTGGTTTTGCTGCAATTACAATTGCGCGGCTTCATATCTCCAGCCAGCGGCGGAGGTTGCATTTCGAGACTGTTCATCGGCGCCAAATGTCTTTGAATATGCCGGGTTGATGCTCGAAGGGGGCGAATACAAAAGCCGTTTTAGAGGGGCGGTGATGTCATCCCAGCACGATTATCCCTCGACTCACGCACATTGGTTTCCCCACGCTACTCGACATCAGCAAGATTCGCGGGGGACTACGTCATGCAGGCATATTCCAGAAACCTTAGATGATGGCCTTACTTCAATAGCGCGAGGCTTGTATCGCAACTCTGTTGTATTACACTACCGCATCTTTACCGATAAACACACATCACGCATTACGGCACAGACAGAGGCACACTATCTCACGAGACACCTCAACGGCTGAACGAAGCGGCACAGACGCAGATTCAACCCTGAAATAGCACCAAACCAGAATCCCGCAAACCAAATGTCGGCACGAGCGACCGAGCCTCATAGTGAAACTAGTGAAACCGAAGTTCCCGAACGACGGCGCCCGGAGACGCAGGAGAGCGGCAGGCAACCGGCAAAGCccaagacggagacggaAGAGAAGATCGAGAAGGAAACGCCGTCATTGAGTGCGGACTCGGCCGCTCCAGAAGTTGACGGCGCGCAACAAAATTCCGGCAACCATGTAGCGCGAAGACCGAAACGCCACAACGTGGCCAAGCGGGGGAAGGATCATGCATCGGGACAGACGTATCAGCCACAGGACGGGCAGCAGGTTGCGCCGCCGCAGAATCAACAGGTGCAGAGTAAGGGCAAAGGCGCCCCATCGGTGCGGCTTGATATGGACCTGGACGTCGAGATCGATTTGAAAGCAAAGATCAAGGGCGATATCGAGTTGTCTATATTGTGAGTGGCTCGCTCAACCTTCGTCCTGCTTTTCGTCTGAAGAGCACGTCAAGACTAACAGCGCTTCAGGGGTGGCAAGCAAGGCAGAAGATAAATTGCATAATACTGCACGCGCGTCACGGAAGACATAAACTTAATGTAATTGTGCATCACTAGTGGATTGATGCCGAACTGGCTACGGTCCAACCCGACTTTTCCAGCCCAGCGTGTTAGCTAACCGTACGTAATGGTGGCTAGCCTCCCTCTTGAGAGGCATGTAAGTTTCTGTCTTATCCGCGGTGTATAGATGCTGAACATTGAAGGGGCAGCCGCAGCTGGAAAGGTAATGGGCATCGAAGGCCCAAAGTTGAGCGGCTTAAAGCCTGAAATGCTTGGATGATGCAAAAGATGTAAACCAGGATGGGAATGAACGTTATCGTAGCGCTTTCAACGACGGAGCAGAAGAGGTTGAAAGGGGATCCGGCCTGATCCTCGACTTGTGTTTTCCAAGTGATGACGATGCCATGCCTTCCGTTCAGCCTAACTTGATGGCTGAGCCGATCCGTGAACTATTCCAAGAAGAATGCCTCATGCTGCGCCGACGAACACAGGGGGAAATGCAAGTCAACACACGCGCCGCTGCATGCAGGAAATGTGATATGACTCTTGATTCGAGAGTGTTGAAAGTGAAACTCCACACCCAGGGCTATTGTGGTAATAGGTCCGGAGGCACAGCGAAGTCGAGCCATGCGCGCAGCCAGCCAACCTGGTTCGACGCGAGAGTGCATgcaccaacaaccaacagCATACAGGAGGTAGCACTCAACTCTCGACTTGGTTAGACGGAATGCCTTCAGACACTCCAGCCATCCCGCCCAATTCTGGTTTATGTCGCCGGAATGCCACCCTTCAACGCAGTTTACCTGGCCACTCCTTTCGTTCTTGTTCACTCGCGCTTCTTTACTGCCCGAACACCAGCGACGTTCGACGCCTCGTGATTTGCCATCTCTGGCCCTGTCTTTCACCATCTGAACGACGCTGAACCATAGATTCAATGGCAAGCAGTATGACTTCTGAGTACCCCGTGTTGAAGGAGGTAATCGACATTGTCAAAGGGTTCGACAAGCAACCGAATCCCGAGAACTGGGACTATGAGCGATGCCCCGCAGACAAGAAGACATCCATTGGTCGTTGCAGCATGATACTCAAGTCAGCTAACAAAAAGAGAGCCAACGAGCTCCTCGTTCACTTCAAGCTGTTGAAGGAATGTCCTGCGACCGAGGAGTTTCTCAGCCAGCTCAAGGATTTTCTCTATATATCTCACTGCCAGCATCATAGAACCGACGTAATTAGCAGTTTCGAAAGATGGAGGCACCTACACGCCAAATCCTCTATTTCCATGACTGGTCAAGATCCATCCAATTTCAAGGACAAATCCGACGATAGCTCATTATATTTCGATGCAAAATCCATAAGCCTAGCGACGTCTTCCACCACCAGTGACCCGGCGTCGTCCGAATCAACGAGCCCTGACGAAGATTCAAAGTTCGCACAGGTTGAGGTAGTCACGGACGGCATCTCCACTATGGTCATCGCCTCTGCCGGCATCAATTCCAGCGATGCTCAGGATGGGAAGCGTGAGCAGGTCCTAGACACTGGCCTGGCCACAGAGGGTATCTCGACTTTGGCTGTTGCCTCTGCCAGTATCATTCCAGATGACGCCAACGATGAAAGACCTCAGCAAATGATCGGTCTTGGCCTGGTCACTCCCCGCCGAAAGAAGTCAATCCAAGAGGACTGTCGAGTCATCAATGAGATCTACAAAGACCTGACTGCAAAGCAGACAAAACATGGAATCGTCTATGTGCTCAGGCATGTCAAACATGAGGGCCTATACAAGATTGGATGGACGCAAACGACAGTGAAGGACAGACTGAACCAGTCAGGGAACTGCTGCAAGTCCAACACGACAACCGTCTACGAATCTCCCGGAGAGCAATTCCCTGGGGCGGCCAAGGTTGAGAAGCTCGTCCACGAAATGCTTCGCTTCCACAACGTCAAGGTATCCGAGTGTGCCTATTGTGAAAAGGGTCACAATGAGTGGTTCAAGGCGCCAAAGGAAACGGTTTTGAACCATATCAAGGTCATGGAGTGTTTTGTCAAGTTACCCGCGTACACGTCCGAAAACGGCGAACGCTGGAAGCTTTCGGGTCCTGCCTACGACATCGTCAGACGGATGACCAACATCACGCCTGCGATGATTCacatggcgatggcgggcaTTGAGGATTTGGTCGAGACAAAGTCGGAAACGGTTACGGAAGTCACAGAGATCTTTGTCTCGCCCGACCCCCAAGACCTTGAGGATAGGGAGGGCCAGAGACCCTTGGATGAGGTGGACGTCGATGACCGCGGAGAGGCCACAGAAAAACCCAAAAAGTCTGTGGGTGCAGCAGCTGGTAGATTTGTGAAAGAGAGCAAAGACAAAGTTCACCGCTTGCGAGCAGGCTTCAACAGCGGCAAAGTGCGAAACATCGAAGAAGTTGTCGACGATATTTTACACATCATGTATCCCCAGGAGCTCCAGACTGGGAAAATCAATCCCGGTGACAGGATATGGGCTGGACTATCTCAATTGGAGAAGAGATTGAAGCGCGAGATCAAAGACTTCAGGGAAGAATCGAAACGCTAAAGGACGACAAAGAAGTTACGGATTCCAATTTGCGTCTCAAGTTTTTTAGTTTTTTTGTCACAGTCGCGTATCTGTATTTGCGTATCTCAATTTATACTCTATTATTGCGAGCCGCGTAAAAAGTCGGTAAAGACGGCCTGCATTGAGAAAGCAGACCCCATGATGCCTGGCGAAGGAGGCGACTCATGGCAACAAGATGCTCGCGGTCAGCACCACAGCATATCCGCGTAATTGCGTAACGCTGGCACTTCTTCACACGTCGTGCTTCCTAGACGCTAACATCTTCAAAAATGTAAGTTATTTATGATAGTGTGTTGAGTAGTTGAATATGAAACTGTGATGGAACGTAATCGCCAGTTTTACTTGGGGTTCATGAGTTTCTGGGTTTTGTTAAGGGTGCCCATGAGTTGGTCCTCTGTTTTAAGAAGCCAGCTTTGTTGTGTGTTTGCTTGCAACACCAAGTTTCTGCTCATATCAAGTGAAGTTTTGTCATCCAAAAGTGAGCGAATATGGAGCAAAACTTTTCGCTAGTGTTGGAATGTTTTGCCACTATATCAAACATCATTTTTCGGAGGTAGCGTCCTGTTGGGAATACGTCAATgtggaaagggaaaagacCGCTTAAGCACAACACGGTGAGACTAAAATAAATGTATGACAGACACAGAATCCCAGACAAGCCAAGAAGTTGTAAGTCAAGATCACGTGTTTCCATAGCCTCGCGATGTCCATAGTGCCTCGTAAACTCCGGCATTGGGTGGCTGAAGCAGGCCGCCTAAGAGGGCTATCGAATGATGTTGCTATAGAGACCTCGTTCCTCGTCGTGTTTCATCTTTCCGTCTGGTTGCCAATCTCGAGCGCCCTCTACAAGATAGGGCCTCCGTTCAGCTGCAAATATCGACGGTCTTTTGCTTCGTCTTCTGTCCAGCGGTCAAGTCGAACCCAGCATGCATACGAAGGAATTGGATCCCTGACGGTGACTCCATCCGGGCTACAGCAATCACCGTATTTGAGGGACTGATCCCCACCATCCTGAGTGTTGCCAAGCACCGGGTGTATGCAATGTACCGCTTCAGTCTCGCATCTGCAAACCCGGACGAATCTCCGCCCTCTGTGATGTCCGCTCCAACGCGGGGGTGGACAGTCTCTGTGAGCTCATTCGTGTAACTGAGCAGCTCTCCGCGGGCTTCCCATTGGCAGAGCTAATACAGATCATCAGGCGAATAAGCCGCGGCGGACCGAACAAATGACATTCgatgtacagagtacaggAACCCGATCAGGCAAGCCGCACGCGAGGTGCACATTCGTGCGCGAGGCGAGCCGCGAGTGTTGCCGTACTTGATACCATCACCTGCCATATCCAGGTAGCGTCCAACGCGGGCAACCGGAATATCATGCATGGACAGGGAGCTGCAGGCCCACcagccggcgtcgacggttGGACGATGTATAAAGATACACAGACGAAtcgaaagagaaagaaaaaaagttGTGTTGGAGAAGAGAGGTCTTTTCTCAGATTCATTCTCAGATTCAGTGCCTCTTCTCAAACCCAGTCAGTCGAGACAATGGATGCCGTGCCCCTTTTCGTCAGCTTCCTAGGCGTTGTTCTCGTCGTCTATCTCGTCGAGCGAGCACTCAACACCGTCAAGAATggtcgccgtcctccgctGCCGCCCGGTCCCAAGGGCCTCCCGATCATCGGCAACGTGAACGATTTACCGAAGCCGGGCGAGTTCGAGGCTCAACACTGGCTGAAGCACAAGGAACTCTATGGTCAGTACAGAGAACATTGCCAGTGTCTGCCAGTATCCCCAGAGGGCCGCGACGGCTTCTCAACGTACTCGCGGTGGCCGACGTTTTTTTGTCTTCTTTTTGTGCCCCAAAAACTGACCATCACGACCGGGTACAGGGCCCATCAGCTCCATCACGACAATGGGACAGACCTTGGTGATTGTCAACGACGCGCGTTTGGCGACTGAGCTCCTGGATGGGCGTTCGGCCAAGCACTCCTCGAGACCCATGCAGGTCATGACGGGCGAAATGTACGTGAAGCCCCTTTTTCGTGACACAGGAATGCCGGCATCTTCTTGACACTGACACATCGGGACGGCGGCAGGGTCGGCTACAAGGACCTGCTGGGTGGCTTGCCATATGGCGAACAATTCCGCGCCCAGCGCAAGGACGTGAGCCGTGTCTTGGGCACcaaggcggccgcggcgaagTACAACACCCTGCAAGAAGCCGAGGTGGGCCATTTCCTGCTCCATCTGCTCGACGACCCGGACAATTTGGTTGAATACATCAGAAGGTAAGtcgatggggggggggggggggggggggggggggtcgtcACCTGCAAATTAGACAGACGCACGAAAAGGGCTGACATGGCGGTTTCCCCAGGGAGGCCGGCTCGTTGATTCTCAAGATCACGTACGGGTACACGGCGGAGGCATTCAAAAAGGACCCGTTACTGGAGATGGTTGGAGAAATGGCGGACAACCTCatcaacggcgccgtcccTGGCGCCTTTCTGGTCGACAGCTTCCCCTTCCGTAAGTCTGCCCCGGCACCTCCGGTAACCCCCCACCGGCTTGCCGACTCTCTGACATTGACGATGAAGTCCGCTACCTGCCCGACTGGGTTCCCGGGACCGGGTTCAAGCAGATCGCCAAGCAGTGGAAGGTCCAGATGGAGGAAACCAGAGACAAGCCGTACGCTTTCGTCGAGCACCAGATGGCGCAGGGCAAAGACAACGTCTCGTTCCTCTCGCGCCTCCTCGAATCGGAAGACCCCTCGCCGGCGAAGGAGCACAACGACAAATTCATGGCACTGTCTATGtacggaggcggcgccgacacAGTATGTCTCCCCAgcatgccccccccccgcccccagCCCTGGTGGATCGTgagggggatggatggatggacaaCGAGTTTCAAGGCTAATGTGTAACTCCTGCAGACAGTATCCTCCATCGCCTCGTTCTTCCTGGCCATGATGGTGTATCCCGAGGTTCAGCAAAAGGCCCAGGAAGAGATCGACCGCGTCGTGGGACAAGACAGGCTGCCCAACGCCCACGACCGCGAAAGGCTGCCGTACATCGACGCGATAGTGAAGGAGCTAATGCGGTGGAACCCCATCGGGCCCATGGGGCTCCCTCATTCCAGTACGGAAGACGACGTGTTCGAGGGCTACTTCATCCCCAAGGGCGCCATGGTGATGCCCAACATCTGGTACGTGGTGCACCGCAGAAACAACCACTAACGAGCCTTCACCTTCCCCCCAGACTAACCCCTCGAGTCCTGCAGGCACTTCGCGCGCGACCCCGAGAAGTACCCCGAGCCAACGGCCTTCAAGCCCGAGCGTTTCCTCGCCAGCGACGGCCACGAACCGGAAGCCGACCCCCAGAAGTTCGTCTTCGGGTACGGCCGGCGCGTCTGCCCGGGAcgcatcctcgccgacaacTCCATCTTCCTCAACGTGGCGCAGACGCTCGCCGTGTACAGCCTGACCAAGCCGGTCCGCGACGGCAGGGTGGTCGAGCCGAGGATCAAGTTCACGTCGGGGGTGGTCAGCCACCCGGAGCCGTTCGAGATCTCCATCAAGCCGCGGTCGGCCCGTCACGAGGGCCTGATccgcgccatcgaggagACTTTCCCATGGGAGCAGAGTGACGCCCAGACGCTGGAGAGGATGGAGGTTTGAGATTTGGGGGTTGGAGGTTGGGCTGCTGTTGTACGGGTTGATTTGATTTGACTTACATCGTAGGTCGAAGTGCAAAGCAATGGGTGATGAAACAAAAACAAGCAACACTAACTATTCTGTTGTCCGGGTTGCTCCCAAAATGTCAACTTCAATTGTCAAGTCGCATGGCTGTATCAGGATGTCGATAAAGTTCAACCCAGCTCACTGAACCATAAAACGACAGAGCCGGCGCCCCTTCGAAGCGGACATGTTTGATCAAACCCACCGTGTTTCCGGGACTCGATCTATGAGTCACCAGGGAAAGCTTCTGGGCCTCAAAAATTTGCACCTTATTACCAATACTCATCGTGATGCGGCGACAAGACCCACTTCAACTTGCCTTGGGCGGTcgacgaagggggggaggacgaaAACGACAAGGGGCTCCTGGATGATGGAAAATCGGCTCTTCGAAGAAacggggagagagagagagagagagagagatctgAGAGTGCGAAACAAATCCTTGATAGACAACACGGCATGCAATACCTGGTCGTGCCGGCCCCCGGAAGTATGTTCATCTGAGCCAAAAGAGTCCATGTCGCGGTACGCCCGGCGGACGGTTCGGCTGATGGAAAGATGGAGGACTCGAGTCGTCAGAAATAAGGTAGGCCTCGCTAGCTCGCACATGCGTcatactactactataatGACTACTATGTACTATGGGCAGGCTCGACTAGCGCCGGGCCGTTGCAAACCTTGAGAAGAAACCTGGGAGTCCACAGGCCGGGGGAAGGCCGCTCTCGGAGATATCGGATTCGGAGGTGTACCGATCTCGGGCTTCGAGGAAGACGGTGTTCGTGTTCGACGACGGAGAGATGCGCATCTCGCCGTGTTCAATGGTCCGTGTTTTGTTGGACGTCTCTTGAGTAAATACTAGACAGGATGGACGAGGTGGGACGGAGGACTGACTGCCTGGGCGTGCAATGGCAGAAATACCATATCGGATTGGTGAGCCGAGGAGCTCCGAGGGCGCAGCACAGTGTCACTCACCTGGATTCACCGGAGCTTACCGAGGCTTACCGAGAATCTACGTATCAGCTGAGTCAGGGGGTCTGCTCTGTGGAAAGAAAGGTTGGTCCTCGGCAAGCTAAATACGGCAGCTGCCTTGCAAAAAGACCAGCCAATAAACGCCGCGTTATTTGTGACGGCGGCCGATCGAGACCCACCCTTGACCCACTCCTCCCCCCGGCTTGCTGGTCTAAGCTCCGAAGCCGATTTCCAGGCTTGGGGTCTGGAGCATTGATGTTTTTTTATTTCATGATTTTCTTGCATGGGATGCAGACGTGATGGATGTGCTCCTGTGCTGTCCCTgttccccttctcccccccatctttccccctccctcaacCCCCACCTTGGAGCCTTCAAACCTCAACAAAGCGGTCGAGTACGGACTCGACGACCAAGACAAAAACAACAGCCTCCGTTGCTCATCCTGTCACGGGATGCGCTAGACTTGATCGCAGGCACGACTCATGTCTCCGAGGGTACGGATCCAGGCCAAGACCAAGAGCGTCGCAGTCGCAGGACCCTCCATTTGTCATCCGCATCTTCTCCGAGCTGCTCCATCtgcatctccatctccatcgtcgTCCCCATCTTCGTCTCCATCTTCAGCTCCGCCATAAGCCAAAAGTGTGTCAAGTCAATCACAGTCACCCACGACgctcttgttcttgttctccGTCGAAGCCTCGCCATTGTCCCGCATTTCATTAATCCTCGCGGCTCTTACTCTCACTCTCCgtctttccccttccccttcttcttgtctttCACTTTCTCTTAACGACTCCATAAAGAACGCCGATCTCGCCTCCGCCATCCATCTGCCGACGTCCGTAcgctcgtcgtccgtcgcTCGTGCGTCACAGTCGCAAGCCATGGAAAAcatctcgccgacgagccaGCTGTCGAACcccacgacgccgtcgcaCGCAATGAACGCCAACCCGCACCATTCACCAAACTCCCCGACCGCGACACACGACTtccccgccctcgcccgccatgGCGCGACCTCGATACCACCCGACCAGCCCGTCGCCATGACGCCCTCCGGCCAGCCCGCCCTGAACCCGCGCAGCTGCGTCACCTGCCGCAAGCGAAAGGTCCGCTGCGACAAGCAGATGCCCTGCAGCAActgccgccgcgccgtcatCCAATGCATATACCCTGCCCCGGGCCGCGCGCCCCGTCGCCCGAGGCCAAAGGACCCGAACGCCCCTCCCAAGAACTCGAGCGAGCGCGAGGTTGAGCTGATGAAGCGCCTGCGCAAGctcgagggcatcgtcgaggaTCTGAGCGGCCAGATCGAAGTCGAGAGCGGCGTGGGGAGCAACAGCGGCCGGCAGAACTCGAGCACGGGGGACTCGCCAGACGCTTTCGGTCACGATGTAGGCGGAGAAAGGACAGGGGGCTTGCagaacagcagcaacagcaacagcgccgtcgccgtcgctgctcTGAAGGACGCTGTTGCGCCGACCAAGATGGATACGGACCCGGACCCGAGGCGATCGTCAGACAAGGCGCCGGGTCTCAGCAGGCAGTTCGGCAGGCTGGTGCTCCATGACAAGGGGAGGTCGAGCAGATACGTGAGCAGCGCAATTTGGTCCAAGCTTAACGACGAGGTACGTCGCCCGAGTCACATGCCtctcttcccttct from Colletotrichum higginsianum IMI 349063 chromosome 4, whole genome shotgun sequence includes:
- a CDS encoding Cytochrome P450 — encoded protein: MDAVPLFVSFLGVVLVVYLVERALNTVKNGRRPPLPPGPKGLPIIGNVNDLPKPGEFEAQHWLKHKELYGPISSITTMGQTLVIVNDARLATELLDGRSAKHSSRPMQVMTGEMNAGIFLTLTHRDGGRVGYKDLLGGLPYGEQFRAQRKDVSRVLGTKAAAAKYNTLQEAEVGHFLLHLLDDPDNLVEYIRREAGSLILKITYGYTAEAFKKDPLLEMVGEMADNLINGAVPGAFLVDSFPFLCPGTSGNPPPACRLSDIDDEVRYLPDWVPGTGFKQIAKQWKVQMEETRDKPYAFVEHQMAQGKDNVSFLSRLLESEDPSPAKEHNDKFMALSMYGGGADTTVSSIASFFLAMMVYPEVQQKAQEEIDRVVGQDRLPNAHDRERLPYIDAIVKELMRWNPIGPMGLPHSSTEDDVFEGYFIPKGAMVMPNIWHFARDPEKYPEPTAFKPERFLASDGHEPEADPQKFVFGYGRRVCPGRILADNSIFLNVAQTLAVYSLTKPVRDGRVVEPRIKFTSGVVSHPEPFEISIKPRSARHEGLIRAIEETFPWEQSDAQTLERMEV